TAGTTTAAAGCAATTTTATCTGCGCTTTCAAATGGCAATAAAACCTTTAAAGTGGCAACTTCAATTTAAGCTCCAGGAGCATGCATTAAGCCTTtgccacaaaaaaaattctggagcAAGTGTGAGATGCACTAGTCTGtcaaataaatgctttatttgAAAAGCTATACAGAAAATGCCTATGAAACACTATGAACAACAAGCAAGTTGCAGTGTTACTTAGCTAGCAATTACACATTCCAACACCTATTCTTTTGTCAGTTCATTACCTCTAGGCTGCCTAACTAGATAAAGGCATTCTTGAAACTGAGGTCATGGGATGGAGAGAGATGTCTCTTAGAGCCATGAAAGCATAGGTAAGTTTTTAATACAATTCCTCAGTTACTGCTCAAATTTCTCTTTCTATATCTTCACTCAAAACTTCAACAATTAGTAGACAGTTTAGACCTGGGAACTGAAAACCTTTACTTACCCAAATAACACCACCTGTGACTTCAGCAATAGAAACCCAATCTTTCTAGCACTACTCCAGCAATTTTATGCACTCTCTTTTCCAGAGAGATCAATGGAACAAACAAGATCAGGCTTCTTGCTCTTAAATATGCTGTACAAATTTCCAACATCAATACAGGTATCAGCTTGGATAGCCCAGCTTCAGTCAGTGTTAAAGCCCCTTATAAATGCAAGGCAAAAGACATAGGTGGCAACCATTGGCAGAATCAAATATTTTCTAGTTTCTTACCCATTTTAAGATAAGAAAATGAATCAAACTCTAAAAAACTGGACATGTCCTTTACCTGCATTACTGCTTAGCTTTCTGCTTTGAAACCCATTAGCTATGCAACTGTCGCAGACAAACAAGCATGTTTGCTTTTCATGTTGCTAAACACACATAGAACCATCAAGCTGAGATGTACTTAGAACATTTTGAATTCCTACTTACATTTTTTCCACCATAGCAGCcttcacatttcattttccCCGTATCtgtgtataaaataaatttttaataagTTTACCTTCcgcaccacctcctcctcttcctggcGCTTTTCATAATGAGAAAAGTCATCAAAGATGGAGGTCGTGTGCTTGTAAGTAGCAATAATTTTAAgcacttgttttgctttttctaaggGCACCTCCTGTGTATCACGGGAGTTTGTAACGGGTTTGTTGTCATTGTTCTCCAGCCTGATGTGTCGGAGCTGGTTGTTGGGCACATCCTTCACAAAGATCCACTTGACATCAAATTTCCCCTTCCACTTGTCCTGAGACCAGACACCTGCACTGGTGCCATAGTCCACAGGTGATTTCATCTCTGCTACTCCACAGAAGTGTCCACTGCCATTGACACTGAATAGCAAGTAGACTGGACCCTTGCTATTCATGGACCGAAAAGCACTGTCCAGGCGTTTGTTGCCGTGTTCTGTACTACACCAAATAGAATACTTAATGGAACGATGAATATCATCCTCAGAATAGCTCTTTATGATGAACACACGTCCATTTTTAAGGTTCCATTCAAAATCTTTAGGATTGTAGCTGTGAGcagctttcagtttttcaagaacAGGATGGGACTCGCCACTTGGAACAGGGTTaggctgggtgctgccagctgagctgctgtcgTTGCCAGTTCCTCCACTTTGGCCAAAAGCTGCATTCCTATTGCGAGGAGCTACCCAGCGGTTCTGGGGTGGCTGCTGAGGGGTCTGGTACGGAGGCTGAGTCAATGGAGGAGGCTGATTTGGAACAGACTGAACAAGTTGTTGCTGTGGCTGTGGAACAGACTGAGGAGAAGGTATCTGTTGAGGGGCAGGAACTTTTGCCACAGGACCCTTATTGTCCCAAGTACCTATGTCCATATTATGCTTTATAGGTGGAGGAGGCAATGCTCCTCCAATTACAGGtccagattttgttttcattttaggCTGTGGTTTTGCAGGCTTGCTAGCTATAGCAGCCCAAGAAGTTGGTTTAGATACTGGCAAGTTGACATTAGAGCCACCATTACCAGAGAGGGCACCTGTCATGCCGGCACTGTTGACAACAGAACCTACTGTTTTCACTGCAGAAGTTGTAACATCTCCACCAATCttaagtccaaccattcccTGTTCAATACTGTTCATTCCAGGAGCTTTATTTAATGTATCATTATGAAATCCTGTTTGTCCATCCACAATGGTACCACCCAGTGAACTGGGCGGGTAGCTGTAAC
This sequence is a window from Apus apus isolate bApuApu2 chromosome 15, bApuApu2.pri.cur, whole genome shotgun sequence. Protein-coding genes within it:
- the YTHDF1 gene encoding YTH domain-containing family protein 1 isoform X1, producing MSATSVDPQRPKGQDNKVQNGSLHQKDTVHDNDFEPYLSGQSNQNSSYPSMTDPYLSSYYPPSIGFPYSLSEAPWSTGGDPPIPYLTTYGQLSNGDHHFMHDAVFGQPGGLGNNIYQHRFNFFPENPAFSAWGTSGSQGQQTQSSAYGSSYSYPPSSLGGTIVDGQTGFHNDTLNKAPGMNSIEQGMVGLKIGGDVTTSAVKTVGSVVNSAGMTGALSGNGGSNVNLPVSKPTSWAAIASKPAKPQPKMKTKSGPVIGGALPPPPIKHNMDIGTWDNKGPVAKVPAPQQIPSPQSVPQPQQQLVQSVPNQPPPLTQPPYQTPQQPPQNRWVAPRNRNAAFGQSGGTGNDSSSAGSTQPNPVPSGESHPVLEKLKAAHSYNPKDFEWNLKNGRVFIIKSYSEDDIHRSIKYSIWCSTEHGNKRLDSAFRSMNSKGPVYLLFSVNGSGHFCGVAEMKSPVDYGTSAGVWSQDKWKGKFDVKWIFVKDVPNNQLRHIRLENNDNKPVTNSRDTQEVPLEKAKQVLKIIATYKHTTSIFDDFSHYEKRQEEEEVVRKVNLLKIYFIHRYGENEM
- the YTHDF1 gene encoding YTH domain-containing family protein 1 isoform X2, with translation MSATSVDPQRPKGQDNKVQNGSLHQKDTVHDNDFEPYLSGQSNQNSSYPSMTDPYLSSYYPPSIGFPYSLSEAPWSTGGDPPIPYLTTYGQLSNGDHHFMHDAVFGQPGGLGNNIYQHRFNFFPENPAFSAWGTSGSQGQQTQSSAYGSSYSYPPSSLGGTIVDGQTGFHNDTLNKAPGMNSIEQGMVGLKIGGDVTTSAVKTVGSVVNSAGMTGALSGNGGSNVNLPVSKPTSWAAIASKPAKPQPKMKTKSGPVIGGALPPPPIKHNMDIGTWDNKGPVAKVPAPQQIPSPQSVPQPQQQLVQSVPNQPPPLTQPPYQTPQQPPQNRWVAPRNRNAAFGQSGGTGNDSSSAGSTQPNPVPSGESHPVLEKLKAAHSYNPKDFEWNLKNGRVFIIKSYSEDDIHRSIKYSIWCSTEHGNKRLDSAFRSMNSKGPVYLLFSVNGSGHFCGVAEMKSPVDYGTSAGVWSQDKWKGKFDVKWIFVKDVPNNQLRHIRLENNDNKPVTNSRDTQEVPLEKAKQVLKIIATYKHTTSIFDDFSHYEKRQEEEEVVRKERQNRNKQ